The following are encoded in a window of Algiphilus aromaticivorans DG1253 genomic DNA:
- the cydB gene encoding cytochrome d ubiquinol oxidase subunit II, protein MELIDLTLIWAVIIAVGIIMYVLMDGFDLGVGILFLFAPDDGARDTMMNSVAPVWDGNETWLILGGAGLLGAFPLVYAVFLPALYIGVFLMLAGLIFRGIAFEFRFKSSRNRHWWNIAFAGGSTVAAFAQGAVVGSYIQGFEVENMRYVGGAFDWLTPFTVLTGVGLVIGYALLGSTWTIMKTTGELQAWAYRVTPLLLALLMAVFLIVSIWTPLTSDFVRERWFGQASLIWLLPLITLFFAWRIWATVRKGREYMPFIATMGVFAFTYLGLLASKWPYIVPPDHTIYDAASSPASQLFLLIGVLFLIPVILAYTAWNYWVFRGKVGASHGYH, encoded by the coding sequence ATGGAACTCATCGACCTCACGCTTATCTGGGCCGTCATCATCGCCGTCGGCATCATCATGTATGTGTTGATGGATGGCTTTGACCTCGGCGTCGGCATCCTCTTCCTCTTCGCCCCGGACGACGGCGCGCGTGACACGATGATGAACTCGGTGGCTCCCGTATGGGACGGCAACGAGACCTGGCTCATCCTCGGCGGCGCAGGCCTGCTCGGCGCTTTCCCACTGGTCTACGCGGTCTTCCTGCCGGCACTCTACATCGGCGTCTTCCTGATGCTGGCCGGCCTGATCTTCCGCGGCATCGCCTTCGAGTTCCGCTTCAAGTCCAGCCGCAATCGCCACTGGTGGAATATCGCCTTCGCCGGCGGCTCCACCGTCGCCGCCTTTGCGCAGGGCGCCGTCGTGGGCAGCTATATCCAGGGCTTCGAGGTCGAGAACATGCGCTACGTCGGCGGGGCCTTCGACTGGCTGACGCCCTTCACGGTACTCACCGGCGTCGGATTGGTCATCGGCTACGCGCTACTGGGCAGCACCTGGACGATCATGAAGACCACCGGCGAACTGCAGGCCTGGGCCTATCGCGTCACACCGCTCCTGCTGGCGCTACTGATGGCCGTCTTCCTCATCGTCAGCATCTGGACCCCACTGACCTCGGATTTCGTACGCGAGCGCTGGTTCGGCCAGGCCAGCCTGATCTGGCTGCTACCGCTGATCACCCTCTTCTTCGCCTGGCGCATCTGGGCAACGGTCCGCAAAGGCCGCGAGTACATGCCCTTCATCGCCACCATGGGTGTCTTCGCGTTCACCTATCTTGGCCTGCTGGCGAGCAAGTGGCCGTACATCGTGCCGCCGGACCACACCATCTACGACGCGGCATCATCGCCGGCCTCGCAGCTCTTCCTGCTCATCGGCGTCCTCTTCCTTATTCCGGTGATCCTGGCCTACACGGCCTGGAACTACTGGGTCTTCCGGGGCAAGGTAGGCGCCAGTCACGGCTATCACTGA
- a CDS encoding cytochrome ubiquinol oxidase subunit I: MELDPLLLSRLQFAFVVSFHAIFPVFTIGLAAYIAVLEGLLLKTGNPVWKQLSTFWTRVFAVVFGLGVVSGLVMAFQFGTNWSNFSFAAANFLGPVLSYEVVTAFFMEATFLGVLLFGRDKVPPAAHFFSAVMVSAGTFISSFWILSANSWMQTPAGFEMREGIVHLTSWSEAIFNPSFWYRFAHMGLAAFLTGGFVVAGVSAWNLIRNHAVEANRRALSMTMWLLLIIAPLQLFVGDLHGLNTMEHQPTKVAAMEGNWERASHVPLLLFAWPDQEAETNRLAVGIPNAASIILKHSADGVVPGLKEVPADERPPVAWVFWSFRIMVGIGMLMIVAALAGLWLRIRGRLFESRPFLQGLRLMVPLPFVAVTAGWFTTEIGRAPWVIQGVMTQAEGLTPSLTGWMALFTLIGYFLVYAVVFCLGIFYITRLASAGMDEMESSQHHPEWQQAKRPFSAAETGLDDQLDFRPQGG; encoded by the coding sequence ATGGAACTCGATCCGCTGCTGCTGTCCCGCCTCCAGTTCGCCTTCGTGGTTTCTTTCCACGCCATCTTCCCGGTTTTCACCATCGGGCTGGCCGCCTACATCGCAGTATTGGAAGGTCTGCTGCTGAAGACGGGCAACCCGGTCTGGAAGCAGCTCAGCACCTTCTGGACGAGAGTCTTCGCGGTGGTCTTCGGACTGGGCGTGGTCAGTGGTCTGGTCATGGCCTTCCAGTTCGGCACGAACTGGAGCAATTTCTCCTTCGCCGCCGCCAACTTCCTCGGGCCGGTACTCAGCTACGAGGTCGTCACGGCCTTCTTCATGGAGGCCACCTTCCTCGGCGTGCTGCTCTTCGGCCGCGACAAGGTACCGCCAGCGGCGCACTTCTTCTCCGCGGTGATGGTTTCGGCGGGCACCTTCATTTCCTCCTTCTGGATCCTGTCCGCGAACAGCTGGATGCAGACGCCGGCGGGCTTTGAGATGCGCGAGGGCATTGTGCATCTGACCTCCTGGAGCGAGGCCATCTTCAACCCCTCCTTCTGGTACCGCTTCGCGCACATGGGCCTGGCCGCCTTCCTGACCGGCGGCTTCGTCGTCGCCGGCGTCAGCGCCTGGAATCTCATCCGCAATCACGCCGTGGAGGCCAATCGGCGCGCACTTTCGATGACCATGTGGCTACTGCTGATCATCGCGCCGCTGCAGCTATTCGTTGGTGACCTGCACGGCTTGAACACGATGGAGCACCAGCCAACCAAGGTTGCGGCCATGGAGGGCAACTGGGAACGCGCCAGCCACGTGCCGCTGTTGCTCTTCGCCTGGCCGGACCAGGAAGCCGAGACCAACCGCTTGGCGGTCGGCATCCCGAACGCCGCCAGCATCATCCTCAAGCACTCTGCCGACGGTGTCGTGCCGGGGCTGAAGGAAGTCCCGGCCGACGAGCGCCCGCCGGTGGCCTGGGTCTTCTGGAGCTTCCGCATCATGGTCGGCATCGGCATGCTGATGATCGTCGCCGCGCTGGCCGGGCTCTGGCTGCGCATTCGCGGCCGGCTGTTCGAGTCCCGCCCCTTCCTGCAGGGCCTGCGGCTGATGGTGCCGTTGCCCTTCGTTGCCGTAACCGCCGGCTGGTTCACCACCGAGATCGGCCGCGCGCCCTGGGTGATCCAGGGTGTGATGACGCAGGCGGAAGGGCTCACGCCCTCGCTCACTGGCTGGATGGCGCTGTTCACGCTCATCGGTTACTTCCTGGTCTACGCGGTGGTTTTCTGCCTCGGCATCTTCTACATCACGCGCCTGGCAAGCGCGGGTATGGACGAGATGGAAAGCTCGCAGCACCACCCCGAATGGCAGCAAGCCAAGCGGCCCTTCTCGGCCGCCGAGACCGGGCTCGACGATCAACTCGATTTCCGGCCGCAGGGCGGCTAA
- a CDS encoding YbaY family lipoprotein, giving the protein MNNPKKNITLALCLLAVAACSRAPGEPAVEGSARWEAPITAPVTLTVELVPVSNAAGRPVFSVTQALEPDARSAEFRLPYEPLLLDSEYRLSARLDHAEGLLLSEEEERLTLRGEGFRRRLRLTPP; this is encoded by the coding sequence ATGAATAATCCTAAAAAGAATATAACGCTTGCTCTTTGTCTGCTCGCTGTCGCGGCATGCAGCCGCGCGCCGGGGGAGCCGGCCGTCGAGGGCAGTGCGCGATGGGAGGCGCCCATCACGGCACCGGTGACGCTGACTGTCGAGCTGGTGCCGGTCAGCAACGCTGCCGGGCGGCCCGTCTTCTCGGTGACGCAGGCACTGGAGCCCGACGCGCGCAGCGCCGAGTTTCGCCTGCCTTATGAGCCGCTGCTGCTGGACAGCGAGTACCGGCTGAGCGCCCGGCTGGACCACGCCGAGGGGCTGCTTCTGAGTGAGGAAGAAGAGCGCCTGACGCTGCGCGGCGAGGGCTTCCGCCGGAGGCTGCGTCTGACGCCGCCCTGA
- the thiC gene encoding phosphomethylpyrimidine synthase ThiC: MADDATRTPNNALQLQPELCQPFAASRRIFVEGGQGVRVPMREIACSPTRSEAGLVDNPPITVYDTAGPYTDPEAEIDLARGLAPLRADWIAARGDSEQLTGPSSLFGRIRAGDPATSGLRFPEPRAPRRAKEGANVSQMHYARRGVVTPEMEFVAVRENARLNELRATYEQAGYLRRMHAGETFGAQLPAEVTPEFVRAEVAAGRAIIPNNLNHPESEPMIIGRNFRVKINANIGNSAVTSSIAEEVEKMVRAIRWGGDTVMDLSTGKHIHETREWIIRNSPVPIGTVPIYQALEKVDGKAEDLTWEIFRDTLIEQAEQGVDYFTIHAGVRLPFIPMTADRLTGIVSRGGSIMAKWCLAHHTESFLYTRFEEICEIMKAYDVAFSLGDGLRPGCISDANDEAQFAELRTLGELTQIAWKHDVQVMIEGPGHVPMQRIRENMTEQLEACAEAPFYTLGPLTTDIAPGYDHITSAIGAANIGWYGTAMLCYVTPKEHLGLPDADDVREGIVTYKLAAHAADLAKGHPGAQVRDNALSKARFEFRWEDQFNLSLDPDKAREFHDQTLPQEGAKTAHFCSMCGPHFCSMQITQEVRDYARAKGLDEKAALEQGMAEQAEAFRESGAEIYKPD; encoded by the coding sequence ATGGCTGACGACGCAACCCGCACACCCAACAACGCCCTGCAGCTGCAGCCCGAGCTGTGCCAGCCCTTTGCCGCCAGCCGGCGCATCTTCGTCGAAGGTGGGCAGGGCGTACGCGTCCCAATGCGCGAGATCGCCTGCTCGCCGACGCGCAGCGAAGCCGGGCTGGTCGACAATCCACCTATTACCGTCTACGACACGGCCGGGCCCTATACCGACCCGGAAGCTGAAATCGATCTGGCGCGTGGTCTGGCGCCGCTGCGCGCTGACTGGATCGCTGCGCGCGGCGACAGCGAGCAGCTGACCGGCCCCAGCTCCCTCTTCGGTCGTATCCGCGCCGGAGACCCCGCCACCTCCGGCCTGCGCTTTCCGGAGCCACGAGCTCCGCGGCGCGCGAAGGAAGGCGCCAATGTCAGCCAGATGCATTACGCCCGGCGCGGCGTCGTCACCCCGGAGATGGAATTCGTCGCCGTGCGCGAGAACGCGCGTTTGAATGAACTGCGCGCAACCTACGAACAGGCTGGCTACCTGCGGCGCATGCACGCCGGTGAGACCTTCGGCGCGCAGTTGCCGGCTGAGGTCACGCCCGAGTTCGTGCGCGCCGAGGTCGCGGCGGGCCGCGCCATCATCCCCAACAATCTCAACCATCCGGAATCCGAGCCGATGATCATCGGCCGCAATTTCCGCGTGAAGATCAACGCCAACATCGGCAACTCCGCGGTGACCAGCTCCATCGCCGAAGAGGTCGAGAAGATGGTGCGCGCCATCCGCTGGGGCGGCGATACTGTCATGGACCTGTCCACCGGCAAGCACATCCACGAGACGCGCGAGTGGATCATCCGCAACTCGCCCGTGCCCATCGGCACCGTGCCGATCTATCAGGCGCTGGAGAAGGTCGACGGCAAGGCCGAGGATCTGACATGGGAGATCTTCCGCGACACGCTGATCGAGCAGGCCGAGCAGGGCGTGGACTACTTCACGATCCACGCCGGCGTGCGCCTGCCCTTCATCCCGATGACGGCCGACCGGTTGACCGGCATCGTCTCCAGAGGTGGCTCGATCATGGCCAAGTGGTGCCTGGCGCACCACACCGAGTCCTTCCTCTACACCCGCTTCGAGGAGATCTGCGAGATCATGAAGGCTTACGACGTGGCCTTCTCGCTGGGCGACGGCCTGCGCCCGGGCTGCATCTCGGATGCCAACGATGAGGCGCAGTTCGCCGAGCTGCGCACCCTCGGCGAGCTGACACAGATTGCCTGGAAGCACGACGTGCAGGTCATGATCGAGGGGCCGGGCCACGTGCCCATGCAGCGGATCCGCGAGAACATGACCGAGCAGCTGGAGGCCTGTGCCGAGGCCCCCTTCTACACGCTCGGCCCGCTGACCACCGACATCGCGCCCGGCTACGACCACATCACCAGCGCCATCGGAGCCGCCAACATCGGCTGGTACGGCACGGCCATGCTCTGCTACGTCACGCCCAAGGAGCATCTCGGCCTGCCCGATGCCGACGACGTGCGCGAAGGCATCGTCACCTACAAGCTCGCCGCGCACGCGGCCGATCTGGCCAAGGGGCATCCCGGCGCCCAGGTGCGCGACAACGCCCTAAGCAAGGCGCGCTTCGAGTTCCGCTGGGAGGATCAGTTCAACCTCAGCCTCGATCCGGACAAGGCACGCGAATTCCACGACCAGACACTGCCGCAGGAGGGCGCCAAGACCGCGCACTTCTGCTCCATGTGCGGCCCGCACTTCTGCTCCATGCAGATCACCCAGGAAGTGCGCGACTACGCCCGCGCCAAGGGGCTCGACGAAAAGGCCGCGCTGGAGCAGGGCATGGCCGAGCAGGCGGAGGCCTTCCGGGAATCCGGGGCGGAGATTTACAAGCCGGATTGA
- a CDS encoding ABC transporter ATP-binding protein — translation MSPPASYGEAENASLLTRSLGVFRYTRRALELVWSTSAPLGIALGLLTLVAGVLPATAAWVGQLIVDSVVAAIEAREAGEAVDFRTPLQWVALEGLIMVGIAGAQRGIAACQSLLRALLGQRVNEMILDKAGQLSLAQFEDSELYDKLTRARREASQRPLGLVNKTFGLIQNGISLISFAVILVQFSPWALLILVAGALPVFAAEAKFSGDAFRLFRWRSPETRMQMYLETVLAREDSVKEVKLFGLGPLLLGRYRDIFKRLYGEDRALTLRREGWGFGLGIIGSIAFYGAYAWVVVDAVRGRISLGQMTMYVAVFRQGQAAVSAMLTAISGMYEDNLYLSNLYEYLEEPTGAETGWREQGVAPGDGVRFEHVAFRYPGAQADALSDVSFHLQSGQSLALVGANGSGKTTLIKLLTRLYEPSAGRILLDGSPLGEWKLDVLRRRIGVIFQDFMRYQMQVGENVGAGDVAAFSDEARWRRAAEFGQADVFIEQLPAGYATQLGRWFRDGQELSGGQWQKIALARAFMREEADILVLDEPTASMDAQAEADIFQRFRDYARGRMTIIISHRFSTVRIADHILVLEGGCVVESGTHDSLMADDGRYAHLFRLQARGYQ, via the coding sequence GTGAGTCCGCCCGCTTCCTACGGTGAAGCGGAAAACGCCTCGCTGCTGACGCGCAGCCTGGGTGTCTTCCGCTACACGCGACGTGCACTGGAGCTGGTCTGGAGTACGTCGGCGCCGCTGGGCATCGCCCTCGGTCTGCTGACGCTGGTGGCCGGTGTGCTGCCGGCCACCGCGGCCTGGGTCGGGCAGCTCATCGTCGACTCGGTGGTGGCGGCCATCGAGGCGCGCGAGGCCGGCGAGGCCGTCGACTTCCGCACGCCGCTGCAGTGGGTGGCACTGGAAGGGCTGATCATGGTGGGCATCGCCGGCGCCCAGCGCGGCATCGCGGCCTGCCAGTCGCTGCTGCGCGCGCTGCTGGGTCAGCGCGTCAACGAGATGATTCTCGACAAGGCCGGGCAGCTGTCGCTGGCCCAGTTCGAGGATTCCGAGCTCTACGACAAGCTCACGCGCGCCCGGCGCGAGGCCTCCCAGCGGCCGCTGGGGCTGGTCAACAAGACCTTCGGCCTGATCCAGAACGGCATCTCGCTGATCAGCTTTGCCGTGATCCTGGTGCAGTTCTCGCCCTGGGCGCTGCTGATCCTCGTCGCCGGCGCCCTGCCGGTCTTCGCGGCCGAGGCGAAGTTCTCCGGCGACGCCTTTCGACTGTTCCGCTGGCGCTCGCCCGAGACGCGCATGCAGATGTATCTGGAGACGGTCCTGGCGCGCGAGGACAGCGTCAAGGAGGTCAAGCTCTTCGGCCTCGGTCCGCTGCTGCTGGGCCGCTACCGCGATATCTTCAAGCGTCTCTACGGCGAGGATCGCGCGCTGACGCTGCGCCGCGAGGGCTGGGGCTTCGGGCTGGGCATCATCGGTTCCATCGCCTTCTACGGCGCCTATGCCTGGGTGGTGGTCGATGCGGTGCGCGGCCGCATCTCGCTGGGCCAGATGACGATGTATGTCGCGGTCTTCCGGCAGGGGCAGGCCGCGGTGTCGGCGATGCTGACCGCCATCAGCGGCATGTACGAGGACAATCTCTACCTCTCCAATCTCTACGAGTATCTGGAGGAGCCCACCGGCGCCGAGACGGGCTGGCGCGAGCAAGGCGTCGCGCCGGGCGACGGCGTGCGCTTCGAGCACGTGGCCTTCCGGTACCCGGGGGCGCAGGCCGACGCGCTGTCGGATGTCAGCTTCCACCTGCAGTCGGGTCAGAGCCTGGCACTGGTCGGCGCCAATGGTTCCGGCAAGACGACGCTGATCAAGCTGCTGACGCGCCTCTACGAGCCGAGCGCCGGCCGTATCCTGCTCGACGGCAGTCCGCTGGGCGAATGGAAGCTGGACGTGCTGCGTCGGCGCATCGGCGTCATCTTCCAGGATTTCATGCGCTATCAGATGCAGGTGGGCGAGAACGTCGGCGCCGGCGATGTCGCCGCCTTCTCCGACGAGGCGCGCTGGCGGCGGGCGGCCGAATTCGGTCAGGCCGATGTCTTCATCGAGCAGCTGCCGGCCGGTTACGCCACGCAGCTCGGCCGCTGGTTCCGCGACGGCCAGGAGCTGTCCGGCGGGCAGTGGCAGAAGATCGCGCTGGCGCGTGCCTTCATGCGCGAGGAGGCCGACATCCTCGTGCTCGACGAGCCGACCGCTTCAATGGACGCCCAGGCCGAGGCCGACATCTTCCAGCGCTTCCGCGACTACGCGCGCGGGCGCATGACCATCATCATCTCGCACCGTTTTTCGACGGTGCGCATCGCCGATCACATCCTCGTCCTCGAGGGTGGCTGCGTCGTCGAATCCGGCACCCACGACAGCCTGATGGCCGACGACGGCCGCTACGCGCATCTCTTCCGGCTGCAGGCGCGCGGCTATCAGTGA
- a CDS encoding PQQ-dependent sugar dehydrogenase translates to MRRLLCCVLLLLAGSAAQAEDYRVETVAEGLDHPWSLAFLPDGRMLVTERVGRLRVIGTDGSLSAPVEGVPAVHAESQGGLFDVLPARDFADSGQIYLSYADGPAGANATALMRARLEGGELIASEPLFRAKPAKDTPVHYGGRMCWMADGTLLLGMGDGFDFREQAQDPDNHLGTIVRLTADGGVPEDNPFADGGGRPEVYSYGHRNVQGLLCDADGVLAHEHGPQGGDELNRIEAGANYGWPVVTGGLDYNNARVTPFDSRPGMLPPLLEWTPSIGPSGLMRYTGDAFGEWQGDLFVATLVEPGVRRVRLRGDEVLGQEVLFEAQGQRIRDVRNGPDGALYLLTDAADGAVLRVLPAR, encoded by the coding sequence ATGCGCCGACTGCTCTGCTGTGTGCTGCTCCTGCTGGCCGGCTCTGCCGCCCAGGCCGAGGACTATCGCGTGGAAACCGTGGCCGAGGGCCTCGACCATCCCTGGTCGCTGGCCTTTCTGCCCGACGGGCGCATGCTGGTCACCGAGCGCGTCGGCCGCCTGCGCGTCATCGGTACGGATGGCTCACTGTCGGCGCCGGTCGAGGGCGTTCCTGCGGTCCACGCGGAGAGCCAGGGTGGTCTCTTCGATGTGCTGCCGGCGCGCGACTTCGCCGACAGCGGCCAGATCTATCTCTCCTACGCCGATGGCCCGGCCGGCGCCAACGCCACTGCGCTGATGCGCGCGCGGCTGGAAGGCGGGGAACTGATCGCGTCGGAGCCACTGTTTCGGGCCAAGCCGGCCAAGGACACGCCCGTGCACTACGGCGGGCGCATGTGCTGGATGGCCGACGGCACGCTGCTGCTCGGCATGGGCGACGGTTTCGATTTTCGCGAGCAGGCGCAGGACCCCGATAACCACCTCGGCACCATCGTGCGTCTGACTGCCGATGGCGGCGTGCCGGAAGACAATCCCTTCGCCGATGGCGGCGGGCGGCCCGAGGTCTACAGCTACGGCCACCGCAACGTGCAGGGCCTGCTCTGCGACGCCGACGGCGTGCTCGCCCATGAGCACGGCCCGCAGGGTGGCGACGAGCTGAACCGGATCGAAGCGGGCGCCAACTACGGCTGGCCGGTGGTCACCGGCGGGCTGGACTACAACAACGCCCGCGTCACGCCCTTCGACAGTCGGCCCGGCATGCTGCCGCCGCTGCTGGAGTGGACGCCCTCCATCGGCCCGAGCGGGCTGATGCGCTACACGGGCGATGCCTTCGGCGAATGGCAGGGCGATCTCTTCGTGGCGACCCTGGTCGAGCCGGGCGTGCGCCGCGTCCGCTTGCGCGGCGACGAGGTGCTCGGCCAGGAAGTGCTCTTCGAGGCCCAGGGCCAGCGCATCCGCGACGTGCGCAACGGGCCTGACGGCGCGCTGTACCTGCTCACCGACGCGGCGGACGGCGCCGTGCTTCGGGTGCTGCCCGCGCGCTGA
- a CDS encoding division/cell wall cluster transcriptional repressor MraZ gives MFTGEHPLNVDDKGRLAVPARYRQQLADTHGLQLYVTIVNLDGNARLEIYPAPVFKEIAEQIQQMEDRDLAEALKLGFVGRAVETEIDRQGRIVLPPLLRRDAGIDNRAMLVGQITRFDVWEQATYEATRVPQDQLATALQKIRR, from the coding sequence ATGTTCACCGGGGAACACCCGCTCAATGTCGATGACAAAGGACGCCTGGCAGTGCCGGCGCGTTATCGACAGCAGCTGGCCGATACCCACGGGCTGCAGCTCTACGTCACCATCGTCAATCTGGACGGCAATGCGCGGCTCGAGATCTACCCGGCGCCGGTCTTCAAGGAGATCGCCGAACAGATCCAGCAGATGGAGGATCGCGACCTCGCCGAGGCGCTGAAGCTCGGCTTCGTCGGCCGCGCTGTCGAAACCGAGATCGATCGCCAGGGCCGCATCGTGCTGCCGCCGCTGCTCCGCCGCGATGCCGGCATCGATAACCGCGCCATGCTGGTGGGCCAGATCACGCGTTTCGACGTCTGGGAGCAGGCGACCTACGAGGCGACGCGCGTGCCGCAGGACCAGCTCGCCACCGCGCTACAGAAGATTCGGCGGTGA
- the rsmH gene encoding 16S rRNA (cytosine(1402)-N(4))-methyltransferase RsmH, whose translation MDSHRPVMLEEALAGLAVRPGGCYIDATFGRGGHAAAILEQLGDGGWLQGFDQDPEAVATARTRFGDAPNFGIRYARFDALGEWVVETDRVGAVDGVLMDLGVSSPQLDNAARGFSFQHDGPLDMRMDPERGEPVADWLSRASAEEIADVLYIYGEERASRRIARAIVAARVETPITTTGQLAEIVRRTMGRRGRIHPATRSFQALRIFINDELGALEAGLARAAEILAPGGRLVVISFHSLEDRIVKRFIRDASQLKAVQRVLADEQHARDNPRARSAVLRAAELRA comes from the coding sequence ATGGACAGCCACCGGCCAGTCATGCTCGAGGAAGCCCTGGCCGGGCTCGCGGTCCGGCCGGGTGGCTGTTACATCGATGCGACCTTCGGGCGCGGCGGTCACGCTGCCGCCATCCTGGAGCAGCTCGGCGACGGTGGTTGGCTGCAGGGTTTCGATCAGGATCCGGAGGCCGTCGCGACGGCGCGCACGCGCTTCGGCGACGCACCCAACTTCGGTATCCGCTATGCGCGCTTCGATGCCCTCGGTGAATGGGTGGTCGAGACCGATCGCGTCGGGGCAGTGGATGGCGTGCTCATGGATCTGGGTGTGTCCTCGCCGCAGCTGGACAACGCCGCGCGCGGCTTCTCCTTCCAGCACGACGGCCCCCTAGATATGCGCATGGATCCCGAGCGTGGCGAGCCGGTGGCCGATTGGCTGTCGCGTGCCAGCGCCGAGGAGATCGCCGATGTCCTCTATATATACGGCGAGGAGCGGGCCAGCCGCCGCATCGCGCGCGCCATCGTCGCCGCCCGTGTCGAGACGCCGATCACCACCACCGGGCAGCTGGCGGAGATCGTGCGCCGGACGATGGGCCGGCGCGGCCGTATTCATCCGGCGACACGCAGCTTCCAGGCACTTCGCATCTTCATCAACGACGAACTGGGCGCGCTGGAGGCGGGGCTTGCCCGCGCGGCGGAAATTCTGGCGCCTGGCGGTCGGCTGGTGGTCATCAGTTTTCATTCGTTGGAAGACCGCATCGTCAAGCGCTTCATCCGCGACGCGTCGCAGCTCAAGGCCGTGCAGCGCGTGCTCGCCGACGAGCAGCACGCCCGTGACAACCCGCGTGCACGCAGTGCCGTGCTGCGCGCAGCGGAGCTGCGGGCATG